A genome region from Streptomyces antimycoticus includes the following:
- a CDS encoding AMP-binding protein, translated as MTPTIARGNGAPGLENFSDLADGTVGGLIAARAEEHPDKPALVFEGSELTYGALDAAVTDVARGLLSAGAAPGSSVGIFLPNRPEYLLAWLGAARAGLIEVPINTAYKGSFLDYAIRSTGVRVLVTDAALLELVADLPEVPPTLKTVVLVDGDRPHRIPPAVTVQTWNDLLAAGDPAADLPGVAPKDPVATMLTSGTTGRSKGVVYPHLMQLVAARECAVQMATTADERLYTCLPLFHGAAQINISMHAFYAGATVVLGRRFSASRFWDELRTHRVTQFNALGSVLPMLLAQPPSDRDRDHRATKVFAAPAPPQVLHPFEERFGVHVVEGYGLTEIKNVLYNPLGARKVGSLGLPTESSLLEIHDEFGNRAAPGQAGEIVYRPRLANIMFSGYHRDPEATLATMKDLWWHTGDLGYTDEDGYFYFIDRKKDALRRRGENISSHEVESVLLAYPGIVAAAAVGTPSELGEDEVLAVVQLEPGHEPDPMGLFAHCDRSMPHFMVPRYYRFVDRLPVTPNGKVRKHQLRDRGSADAWDALAAGLKPTRHA; from the coding sequence ATGACACCCACCATCGCCCGGGGCAATGGCGCCCCGGGCCTGGAGAACTTCTCCGATCTCGCCGACGGCACGGTCGGCGGCCTCATCGCCGCCCGTGCCGAAGAACATCCGGACAAGCCCGCGCTGGTCTTCGAGGGCAGCGAACTGACCTACGGCGCACTCGACGCGGCGGTCACCGACGTGGCGCGCGGTCTCCTGTCGGCAGGCGCCGCCCCGGGCAGCTCGGTCGGGATCTTCCTGCCCAACCGGCCCGAATACCTGCTCGCCTGGCTCGGAGCGGCCCGCGCCGGCCTCATCGAGGTCCCGATCAACACCGCCTACAAGGGCTCCTTCCTCGACTACGCGATCCGCAGCACCGGCGTGCGCGTGCTGGTCACCGACGCGGCCCTGCTGGAACTCGTCGCCGACCTGCCCGAAGTACCACCGACACTCAAGACCGTCGTGCTGGTGGACGGCGACCGGCCCCACCGCATCCCGCCCGCGGTGACGGTACAGACCTGGAACGACCTGCTCGCAGCCGGCGATCCGGCGGCGGACCTCCCCGGCGTCGCGCCCAAGGACCCGGTCGCGACCATGCTCACGTCCGGAACGACCGGGCGCAGCAAGGGCGTGGTGTACCCGCACCTGATGCAGCTGGTCGCCGCGCGCGAATGCGCGGTGCAGATGGCCACGACCGCCGATGAGCGGCTCTACACGTGTCTGCCGCTGTTCCACGGTGCCGCGCAGATCAACATATCCATGCACGCCTTCTACGCGGGGGCGACCGTGGTCCTCGGGCGCCGGTTCAGCGCCAGCAGGTTCTGGGACGAACTGCGCACCCACCGGGTCACCCAGTTCAACGCCCTCGGCTCGGTCCTGCCGATGCTCCTGGCGCAGCCCCCGTCCGACCGCGATCGCGACCACCGGGCGACGAAGGTGTTCGCCGCACCCGCCCCGCCCCAAGTGCTCCATCCCTTCGAGGAGCGCTTCGGCGTACACGTCGTCGAGGGCTACGGGCTCACCGAGATCAAGAACGTTCTCTACAACCCCCTCGGCGCCCGGAAGGTCGGCTCGCTGGGCCTGCCCACCGAATCGTCCCTCCTGGAGATCCACGACGAGTTCGGGAACCGTGCCGCGCCGGGCCAGGCCGGGGAGATCGTGTACCGGCCCCGCCTGGCGAACATCATGTTCTCCGGCTACCACCGCGATCCCGAAGCGACGCTCGCGACGATGAAGGATCTCTGGTGGCACACCGGCGACCTGGGCTACACCGACGAAGACGGCTACTTCTACTTCATCGACCGCAAGAAGGACGCCCTGCGCCGCCGCGGCGAGAACATCTCCTCCCACGAGGTCGAGTCGGTCCTGCTGGCCTACCCCGGCATCGTGGCCGCTGCCGCCGTCGGCACGCCGTCGGAGCTGGGCGAGGACGAGGTCCTCGCCGTCGTGCAGCTCGAACCCGGCCACGAGCCGGACCCCATGGGCCTGTTCGCTCACTGCGACCGGTCGATGCCGCACTTCATGGTCCCCCGCTACTACCGCTTCGTGGACCGGCTTCCCGTCACACCCAACGGCAAGGTGCGCAAACACCAGCTGCGTGACCGGGGCAGCGCCGATGCCTGGGACGCGCTCGCCGCCGGGCTCAAGCCCACCCGCCACGCCTGA
- the tcuA gene encoding FAD-dependent tricarballylate dehydrogenase TcuA produces MTETPAPTIVVAGAGLTGLSAAISAREAGARVVLLEKGSREDVGGNAAFSGGLFLFCYDGPDDLTSITEDFEPGMKADRIEAPPYTRQAYAAELSAMSGGQAEPRMVDRLAERSLDTVRWLAAKGVRFTFNRTVGAAVRDGVLHIPPGQILTCTGEGMSRGFEVIRPLLAHAERIGVEIRWSAPLVEVVRSDGRVTGAVVGGGGQTVPADAVVVATGGFQASRELRRECLGAQWETVRLRGTRLATGDGIQAALRAGAEKAGTWASCHSAAVDPTMPSPQRSEAAPPFPLHGFWLGVLINRDGERFVDEGPGPWVKNYSKMGKAIMRQPGCEAFEIFDQRTAARVADEFAGAAEPIVAHSVPELAERIGVPADRLAHTLETFNNACPSGDGATEGRGTAGITPPKSGWASPLDQPPFVAYHAVAGLTFTFGGVRIDPDGRALGADGTPVPGLYAGGEAVGGLFYGDYPGGAALMRAAVFGRVAGATAAQETKPAPHPA; encoded by the coding sequence GTGACGGAAACCCCTGCGCCCACGATCGTCGTCGCCGGCGCCGGGCTGACCGGGCTCTCGGCGGCGATCTCCGCCCGCGAGGCCGGCGCCCGCGTGGTGCTGCTGGAAAAGGGCAGCCGCGAGGACGTCGGCGGGAACGCCGCCTTTTCCGGCGGGCTGTTCCTGTTCTGCTATGACGGGCCGGACGATCTGACGTCCATCACGGAGGACTTCGAACCGGGCATGAAAGCCGACCGGATCGAGGCACCCCCCTACACCCGCCAGGCCTACGCGGCCGAGTTGTCGGCGATGAGCGGCGGCCAAGCCGAGCCGCGGATGGTCGACCGGCTCGCCGAGCGGTCGTTGGACACGGTCCGCTGGTTGGCCGCGAAGGGCGTCCGCTTCACGTTCAACCGAACCGTGGGGGCCGCGGTCCGCGACGGCGTCCTGCACATTCCACCCGGCCAGATCCTGACGTGCACCGGCGAGGGAATGTCACGCGGGTTCGAGGTGATCCGGCCCCTGCTGGCGCACGCCGAGCGGATCGGCGTGGAAATCCGCTGGTCCGCACCACTGGTGGAGGTGGTGCGCAGCGACGGTCGGGTCACCGGTGCCGTGGTCGGCGGCGGCGGTCAGACCGTGCCCGCCGACGCGGTCGTGGTCGCCACCGGCGGCTTCCAGGCCAGCCGGGAACTTCGCCGCGAGTGCCTGGGGGCGCAGTGGGAGACGGTGCGCCTGCGCGGCACCCGCCTGGCCACGGGCGACGGGATCCAGGCCGCACTTCGCGCCGGGGCGGAGAAGGCCGGGACCTGGGCGAGCTGCCATTCGGCCGCGGTCGACCCGACCATGCCCTCGCCACAGCGCAGTGAGGCCGCACCGCCCTTCCCGCTGCACGGCTTCTGGCTCGGCGTACTCATCAACCGCGACGGCGAGCGGTTCGTCGACGAGGGCCCCGGCCCGTGGGTCAAGAACTACTCGAAGATGGGCAAGGCCATCATGCGCCAGCCGGGATGCGAGGCCTTCGAGATCTTCGACCAGCGCACCGCGGCCCGGGTGGCCGACGAGTTCGCCGGCGCGGCCGAGCCCATCGTCGCGCACAGTGTCCCGGAACTCGCCGAGCGGATCGGGGTGCCCGCCGACCGGCTGGCGCACACGCTCGAGACGTTCAACAACGCCTGCCCGTCCGGTGACGGCGCGACCGAAGGCCGCGGCACGGCCGGCATCACACCGCCCAAGTCGGGTTGGGCCTCGCCCCTCGACCAGCCACCGTTCGTCGCCTACCACGCCGTCGCTGGGCTCACCTTCACCTTCGGCGGCGTCCGGATCGACCCGGACGGGCGGGCGCTCGGCGCGGACGGGACGCCGGTGCCCGGTCTGTACGCGGGCGGCGAGGCTGTGGGTGGCCTGTTCTACGGCGATTATCCCGGTGGTGCCGCCCTCATGCGCGCCGCGGTGTTCGGCCGCGTGGCCGGAGCCACCGCCGCGCAGGAAACGAAACCTGCTCCTCACCCGGCCTGA
- a CDS encoding flavin reductase family protein has translation MTVASFTSVSLTPPLVAFLPGKTSSTFPVIAERGTFCVNVLATDQEWICRALSVSGGDKFAEVPRRPGPHGDPVIDGAVAWIGCTIEAVHDAGDHRIVIGRVDDLDADSTASPLLFFQSRYNQLVSA, from the coding sequence ATGACGGTCGCCTCGTTCACCTCGGTCTCCCTCACCCCTCCGCTGGTGGCGTTCCTGCCCGGCAAGACGTCATCGACCTTCCCGGTCATCGCCGAGCGCGGCACCTTCTGCGTGAACGTTCTCGCCACCGACCAGGAGTGGATCTGCCGTGCGCTCTCGGTCTCGGGAGGCGACAAGTTCGCCGAGGTGCCCCGGCGGCCCGGGCCGCACGGAGACCCGGTCATCGACGGCGCGGTCGCCTGGATCGGCTGCACGATCGAAGCCGTACACGATGCCGGTGACCACCGCATCGTCATCGGACGTGTCGACGACCTCGACGCCGACAGCACGGCGTCACCCCTGCTGTTCTTCCAAAGCCGCTACAACCAACTCGTATCCGCCTGA
- a CDS encoding TIGR03084 family metal-binding protein: MDCGVPRELLDDLTAEFDSLRTLVPSGTNLRLPTPAVGWDVGAGVSHLIGCDLLAEEAVRAPGDFRRARPATDVGLAELLEGHITARKDLPVERLRQEWADAFAAMLRAFTSSRREQRVPWFGPPMSPATLATARLMEYFAHGQDVADALKIVRRPTDRLRHVCHLGFVTFEFSFANRGLPVPPSPPRVELRLPSGRSWARGPEGADAVVTGDALDFALVVTQRKHPLDTSLTCRGEVAEQWLAIAQCFAGPPGPGARG, encoded by the coding sequence ATGGACTGCGGAGTTCCGCGCGAGCTGCTCGACGATCTCACGGCGGAGTTCGACTCGCTGCGGACACTCGTCCCCTCGGGGACAAACCTGCGGCTCCCCACTCCGGCCGTCGGTTGGGATGTTGGAGCCGGTGTGTCGCACCTGATCGGTTGCGACCTTCTGGCCGAGGAGGCGGTGCGCGCCCCCGGTGACTTCCGGCGTGCCCGTCCTGCGACGGACGTGGGTCTGGCCGAGCTCCTGGAAGGTCACATCACGGCCCGCAAAGATCTCCCGGTGGAGCGGCTGCGACAGGAATGGGCCGACGCCTTCGCGGCAATGCTGAGGGCTTTCACGTCCTCGCGTCGGGAGCAGAGGGTTCCCTGGTTCGGGCCGCCGATGAGCCCGGCGACGCTGGCCACCGCTCGTCTCATGGAGTACTTCGCTCACGGCCAGGATGTCGCCGACGCCCTGAAGATCGTCCGCCGGCCCACGGACCGACTCCGGCACGTCTGTCACCTCGGGTTCGTCACCTTCGAGTTCAGCTTCGCCAACCGGGGCCTGCCCGTGCCGCCGTCTCCACCGCGCGTCGAACTGCGCCTGCCTAGCGGCCGGTCATGGGCCCGCGGCCCGGAAGGCGCCGATGCCGTCGTCACCGGCGACGCGCTCGACTTCGCCCTGGTGGTCACCCAACGCAAGCACCCCCTCGACACGTCCCTGACCTGCCGAGGCGAGGTCGCTGAGCAGTGGCTCGCCATCGCCCAGTGTTTCGCGGGCCCGCCCGGCCCGGGGGCTAGGGGCTAG
- a CDS encoding aldo/keto reductase, whose protein sequence is MKTFTMPGTDILAPNVVLGLMRITDKTDEAVRELVRTARDAGIDFVDHADIYGGELHACERRFADAMALSPSQRDEITIQTKAGIVTDGPYYDFSYEHIVTSVEGSLAALRTDRIDILLLHRPDALVEPEEVARAFDELESSGKVRAFGVSNQTPRQIDLLRRYVRQPIVANQLQLSITHAPIIAQGVAANMLAEQQSATLDGGGIVDYCRLNDITIQAWSPFQAGFFTGVFLGSPDYPELNAVIDRLAGQYDVPPIAIATAWITRHPAQMQVVLGTTNPERVAGAAQGSELRLTRAEWYELFRAAGHLVP, encoded by the coding sequence GTGAAGACCTTCACCATGCCCGGCACCGACATCCTCGCCCCGAACGTCGTGCTCGGCCTGATGCGTATTACCGACAAGACCGACGAGGCCGTCCGCGAACTCGTCCGCACCGCGCGCGATGCGGGCATCGACTTCGTTGACCACGCCGACATCTACGGCGGCGAGCTGCACGCTTGTGAACGCCGCTTCGCCGACGCGATGGCGCTGAGCCCGTCGCAGCGCGACGAGATCACGATCCAGACCAAGGCGGGAATCGTGACGGACGGGCCGTACTACGACTTCTCTTACGAGCACATCGTCACATCGGTCGAGGGCTCACTCGCGGCCCTGCGGACTGACCGCATCGACATCCTGCTGCTGCACCGCCCCGACGCGCTTGTCGAGCCTGAAGAGGTGGCCCGCGCCTTCGATGAGCTCGAATCCTCGGGCAAGGTACGCGCCTTCGGTGTCTCGAACCAGACCCCACGCCAGATCGACCTGCTGCGCAGGTACGTGCGTCAGCCCATCGTGGCCAACCAGCTTCAGCTCTCGATCACACACGCGCCGATCATCGCTCAAGGGGTCGCCGCGAACATGCTCGCGGAGCAGCAGTCGGCCACCCTCGACGGCGGAGGGATCGTCGACTACTGCCGTCTGAACGACATCACCATCCAGGCGTGGTCTCCCTTCCAGGCCGGTTTCTTCACGGGTGTCTTCCTCGGCTCGCCGGACTACCCCGAGCTCAACGCCGTTATTGACCGCCTCGCCGGCCAGTACGACGTTCCCCCCATCGCGATCGCGACTGCCTGGATCACCCGCCACCCCGCTCAGATGCAGGTCGTGCTCGGCACCACCAACCCGGAGCGCGTCGCGGGCGCCGCCCAGGGCTCCGAACTCCGACTCACCCGGGCCGAGTGGTACGAACTGTTCCGCGCCGCCGGTCACCTCGTTCCCTGA
- a CDS encoding TetR/AcrR family transcriptional regulator, with product MEQDGDAAARRRSYRKGPERRAQIIARAIELFAVQGVGASLRAIGDSIGVSHAAPWYYVATRDDLLREVYRAHEAGGDAKPTPEEESRCLEDSSIGCPRCGSAPGWSPPGSRRCSRTAPHGRD from the coding sequence ATGGAACAGGACGGTGACGCGGCGGCGCGCAGGCGGTCGTACCGGAAGGGCCCCGAGAGGCGCGCGCAGATCATCGCGCGCGCCATCGAGTTGTTCGCCGTGCAGGGGGTGGGCGCGTCGCTGCGGGCGATCGGCGACTCGATCGGTGTGTCGCATGCGGCACCGTGGTATTACGTCGCGACGCGCGACGATCTGCTGCGGGAGGTGTACCGCGCTCACGAGGCGGGAGGGGACGCCAAGCCGACGCCGGAGGAGGAGTCTCGCTGTCTGGAAGATTCCTCCATCGGCTGCCCGCGATGCGGATCAGCTCCAGGGTGGTCCCCGCCGGGCAGTAGGCGATGTAGTAGGACCGCTCCGCACGGCCGGGACTGA
- a CDS encoding class II aldolase/adducin family protein produces the protein MTSTPAPQELIALGCRILAFRGLAADILGHISLRRDDGALYVRCRGPHERGLLLTEPSDVHPIPLDSEPAPPDGYRVPNELPIHREILRARPDVEAVVHIHPPHVVAADLAGLPLRPIVGAYDIPAMRMALDGIPVYPRAVLVTRADLGQEVVAALADRPVAILRGHGIVATGDSVQQAVVRALSVESLAIMTLRSAAGPTLPSPLPPEDIAELPDLGGGFNDTLVWKSHLAALEHAGLGL, from the coding sequence GTGACGTCCACGCCCGCTCCCCAGGAGCTGATCGCGCTCGGCTGCCGGATCCTCGCGTTCCGCGGCCTGGCCGCCGACATCCTCGGCCACATCTCCCTGCGCCGCGACGACGGTGCCCTGTACGTGCGATGCCGGGGCCCACACGAACGAGGGCTGCTCCTCACCGAGCCCTCCGACGTCCACCCCATCCCCCTGGACAGCGAGCCGGCGCCACCCGACGGCTACCGCGTCCCCAACGAACTCCCCATCCACCGCGAGATCCTGCGCGCCCGTCCCGACGTCGAAGCGGTCGTCCACATCCACCCGCCCCATGTGGTGGCCGCCGACCTGGCCGGCCTGCCCCTGCGCCCCATCGTCGGCGCGTACGACATCCCAGCCATGCGCATGGCACTCGACGGCATCCCCGTCTACCCGAGGGCGGTCCTGGTGACCCGCGCCGACCTCGGCCAGGAGGTGGTCGCGGCCCTCGCCGACCGCCCGGTCGCGATCCTCCGTGGCCACGGCATCGTCGCCACCGGGGACTCCGTACAGCAAGCCGTGGTACGGGCCCTGTCGGTCGAGTCGCTCGCGATCATGACCCTGCGCTCGGCCGCCGGACCCACACTCCCCTCCCCCCTGCCACCGGAGGACATCGCCGAGCTCCCGGACCTGGGAGGCGGGTTCAACGACACGCTGGTGTGGAAGAGCCATCTGGCGGCCTTGGAACACGCGGGTCTGGGGCTCTGA
- a CDS encoding ABC transporter substrate-binding protein, with the protein MTRRLHLSFACGDYDRVRALQDGRVRPEGIDLTFLPLGVEETFYRQLRHREFDVSELSLSSYSMTLDQDDPPFVALPVFPSRFFRHQSIYVNLRSGIEKPADLVGKRVGTPEYQMTAGVWQRGILAEEYGVPVESVHYFTGGIEQPGRPEKLPLDLPSTVKITPIGPEQTLSRMLADGEIDAIYSASQPSCMGRDPHIRHLFEDFPAVERDYYARTGIFPIMHVVAVRRTLVERHPWIARSLTKAFEESLRIAYDDLRYRSALKIMLPWLQEHVTATAEALGEGWWDYGLENNRTALETFARYQHEQHLVSRHRTAEELVLASASDSFVL; encoded by the coding sequence ATGACCCGCCGCCTCCATCTCTCCTTCGCCTGCGGTGACTACGACCGCGTGCGCGCCCTTCAGGACGGCCGCGTGCGGCCTGAAGGCATCGACCTCACCTTTCTGCCGCTGGGCGTGGAGGAGACGTTCTACCGGCAGCTCCGGCACCGCGAGTTCGACGTCAGCGAACTGAGCCTGTCCAGCTACTCGATGACCCTCGACCAGGACGACCCGCCCTTCGTCGCCCTGCCCGTCTTCCCCTCCCGCTTCTTCCGCCACCAGTCGATCTACGTCAACCTCCGCAGCGGCATCGAGAAGCCGGCGGACCTCGTCGGCAAGCGTGTCGGTACGCCCGAGTACCAGATGACGGCCGGCGTGTGGCAGCGCGGCATCCTCGCCGAGGAGTACGGGGTGCCTGTCGAGTCGGTCCACTACTTCACCGGCGGCATCGAGCAGCCCGGCCGCCCCGAGAAGCTCCCGCTGGACCTCCCCTCCACGGTGAAGATCACGCCGATCGGCCCGGAGCAGACCCTCTCCCGGATGCTCGCCGACGGCGAGATCGATGCGATCTACAGCGCCAGCCAGCCCTCCTGCATGGGCCGCGACCCGCACATCCGGCACCTCTTCGAGGACTTCCCGGCCGTCGAGCGCGACTACTACGCCCGCACCGGCATCTTCCCGATCATGCACGTGGTCGCCGTACGCAGAACCCTTGTCGAACGACACCCGTGGATCGCCCGCTCACTGACCAAGGCCTTCGAAGAGTCCCTCCGCATCGCCTACGACGACCTGCGCTACCGCAGCGCGCTGAAGATCATGCTGCCGTGGTTGCAGGAGCACGTGACCGCCACGGCCGAGGCGCTCGGCGAGGGCTGGTGGGACTACGGCCTGGAGAACAACCGCACCGCGCTGGAGACCTTCGCCCGCTACCAGCACGAGCAGCATCTCGTCTCCCGCCACCGCACGGCGGAGGAACTGGTCCTGGCGTCCGCCTCCGACTCCTTCGTCCTGTGA
- a CDS encoding ornithine cyclodeaminase family protein: MLLLGNDVTAAVLTMPDAIAALEASYGDLATGEGICRPRIDLRFPAGAGRVYQWGTMEGGSARTGYAAIRMKSDLLVETGPEGAGTQEKYCVTPGRYCGLVLLLDIRSGEPVALLNDGLLQHLRVGADSALGARHAARPGSRVLGLLGSGGMARSHLEALLTVLPLERVQVYSPTRAHREAFAAEARERYGLEAVVMEDAASAHRGADLVAGCTDAVGEVVFGEHLAPGTHITCIGGRLDRRAVERLDVWLRLGDANAPHSNPSWATDDEYVVYRARPDDPVWPRHRHGHTRRPPQGPRRVGLRELLDGTVRARTDDRQITFSERGNIQGAQFHAVAALIYERARERGLGREIPRDWLLQDIRD, encoded by the coding sequence GTGCTGCTCCTCGGCAACGATGTCACCGCCGCCGTTCTCACGATGCCCGATGCGATCGCCGCCCTGGAGGCCTCGTACGGGGACCTCGCCACGGGCGAGGGTATCTGCCGCCCGCGTATCGACCTGCGCTTCCCGGCCGGCGCCGGCCGGGTCTACCAGTGGGGCACGATGGAGGGCGGCTCGGCCCGCACCGGGTACGCCGCGATCCGCATGAAATCCGACCTCCTCGTCGAGACCGGCCCCGAGGGGGCCGGCACTCAGGAGAAGTACTGCGTCACACCCGGTCGCTACTGCGGTCTCGTCCTGCTTCTGGACATCCGCAGCGGCGAGCCGGTGGCCCTGCTCAACGACGGCCTGCTCCAGCACCTGCGGGTCGGCGCCGACTCCGCGCTCGGCGCCCGGCACGCCGCCCGACCCGGCAGCCGCGTCCTGGGTCTGCTCGGCTCCGGCGGCATGGCCCGCAGCCATCTGGAGGCGCTGCTGACCGTCCTCCCGCTGGAGCGCGTCCAGGTCTACAGCCCGACCCGCGCCCACCGGGAGGCGTTCGCCGCCGAGGCGCGCGAGCGGTACGGGCTCGAGGCCGTCGTCATGGAGGACGCCGCGTCCGCCCACCGGGGCGCGGACCTCGTCGCCGGCTGCACGGACGCGGTCGGCGAGGTGGTCTTCGGCGAGCACCTCGCCCCCGGCACGCACATCACCTGCATCGGCGGCCGCCTGGACCGCCGCGCCGTCGAGCGACTCGACGTATGGCTGCGGCTCGGCGACGCCAACGCTCCCCATTCCAATCCGAGTTGGGCCACGGACGACGAGTACGTGGTCTACCGCGCCCGTCCGGACGATCCCGTCTGGCCCCGCCACCGCCACGGCCACACCCGCCGCCCGCCCCAAGGGCCACGCAGGGTCGGCCTGCGCGAGCTCCTCGACGGCACCGTACGGGCCCGCACCGACGATCGGCAGATCACCTTCTCCGAGCGCGGCAACATCCAGGGCGCCCAGTTCCACGCTGTCGCCGCCTTGATCTACGAGCGCGCGCGGGAGCGGGGCCTGGGACGCGAGATCCCGCGGGACTGGCTGCTCCAGGACATCCGCGACTGA
- a CDS encoding FadR/GntR family transcriptional regulator has translation MSTRASQTSENEAQSGRAAVPQELFKAVSSSRVSQVIVEQIRRLLKEERLQPGDRLPSERELCVQFGVSRVTIREALRILEVNGLVEIRVGARGGAFVTAPTSSRVSEGLADLLTLSPLTASQVTEARLIFELGVVPLVVERATEEDVADLRAMCDAHAEAMKEGQYTMELSTAFHIRVAACTHNPAIEMLVQSFHGPMLMSLREAQAIEPRMGRRGTKEHREFVEAIAARDTEAATRIMRTHLERTASRVKD, from the coding sequence ATGTCAACCCGAGCGAGTCAGACTTCGGAGAACGAGGCGCAGTCCGGGCGGGCGGCCGTCCCGCAGGAGCTGTTCAAGGCCGTCTCCTCGAGCCGTGTCTCCCAGGTGATCGTCGAGCAGATCCGGCGCCTGCTGAAGGAGGAACGGCTACAGCCGGGCGATCGCCTGCCCAGCGAACGCGAGCTGTGTGTGCAGTTCGGCGTCAGCCGGGTCACCATCCGTGAGGCGCTGCGCATCCTGGAGGTCAACGGCCTCGTCGAGATCAGAGTCGGCGCGCGCGGCGGTGCCTTTGTGACGGCGCCGACCTCGAGTCGGGTCAGCGAGGGCCTCGCCGACCTGCTCACGCTCTCGCCGCTCACCGCTTCCCAGGTCACCGAGGCCCGACTGATCTTCGAGCTGGGTGTGGTGCCCCTGGTCGTGGAGCGGGCCACGGAGGAGGACGTCGCCGATCTGCGCGCCATGTGCGACGCCCACGCGGAGGCGATGAAGGAGGGGCAGTACACCATGGAGCTCTCCACCGCCTTCCACATCCGGGTCGCCGCCTGCACGCACAACCCGGCGATCGAGATGCTCGTGCAGTCCTTCCACGGCCCGATGCTGATGAGCCTGCGGGAGGCCCAGGCCATCGAGCCGAGGATGGGCCGGCGCGGAACCAAGGAACACCGCGAGTTCGTCGAGGCGATCGCCGCCCGCGACACCGAGGCCGCGACCAGGATCATGCGCACCCACCTGGAGCGGACCGCCTCCCGTGTGAAGGACTGA